A portion of the Malania oleifera isolate guangnan ecotype guangnan chromosome 3, ASM2987363v1, whole genome shotgun sequence genome contains these proteins:
- the LOC131152095 gene encoding protein ENHANCED DISEASE RESISTANCE 2-like, with protein sequence MCPTKQKHRAASASAATATRSSSAAALAVAETAATTTADWREEAINGGSLRHVDLHTGSNGWASPPGDLFFLRGKHYLSKKQKYPSGDWLLKPAGVDWLRASSKLDNVLGRPDNRVVHALRKAQTQAQTQAHKTFIVAVNLQVPGRDHHSAVFYFATDDPIPLGSLLGRFVHGDDSFRNQRFKIVNRIVKGPWIVKAAVGNYSACLLGKALTCNYHKGPNYLEIDVDIGSSAIANAILHLALGYVTSVTIDMGFLVEAQAEDELPERLFGAVRICQMEMSSAKFVEASLSSPSPAVAKKFGLAKVNHHRSEDEDADENAC encoded by the coding sequence atgtgcCCCACGAAGCAGAAGCACAGGGCTGCCAGCGCGTCGGCCGCTACCGCCACCAGATCCTCCTCCGCGGCCGCCTTGGCTGTCGCGGAGACCGCCGCTACGACCACAGCGGATTGGAGAGAAGAAGCAATCAACGGAGGATCTCTGCGCCACGTGGACCTGCACACTGGATCCAACGGCTGGGCTTCACCGCCGGGCGATCTCTTCTTCCTCAGAGGCAAACACTAcctctccaagaaacaaaaataCCCCTCCGGCGACTGGCTTCTCAAGCCCGCAGGCGTCGACTGGCTACGCGCCTCCTCCAAACTCGATAACGTACTCGGCCGCCCCGACAACCGCGTGGTCCACGCCCTCCGGAAGGCCCAGACCCAAGCCCAAACGCAGGCCCACAAAACCTTCATCGTCGCCGTCAATCTCCAGGTCCCCGGTAGAGACCACCACAGCGCCGTTTTCTACTTCGCCACCGACGACCCCATTCCGCTCGGTTCGCTCCTCGGCCGATTCGTTCACGGCGATGACTCGTTCCGGAACCAGCGGTTCAAGATCGTAAACCGGATCGTGAAGGGTCCGTGGATAGTGAAAGCCGCTGTAGGGAACTACAGCGCATGCTTGTTGGGGAAGGCCTTGACGTGCAATTACCACAAAGGTCCTAACTATCTGGAAATTGACGTCGACATCGGCAGCTCCGCTATAGCCAACGCCATTCTCCACTTGGCGCTCGGGTACGTGACCAGCGTCACTATCGACATGGGGTTTCTGGTGGAGGCGCAGGCTGAGGATGAGCTGCCGGAGAGGCTCTTTGGGGCTGTTCGGATTTGTCAGATGGAGATGTCGTCGGCGAAGTTCGTTGAGGCGTCGCTGTCATCGCCGTCGCCTGCTGTGGCGAAGAAGTTTGGGTTGGCAAAGGTCAACCACCACAGGTCTGAAGACGAGGATGCTGATGAAAACGCATGTTGA